One window of the Chitinophaga niabensis genome contains the following:
- a CDS encoding Gfo/Idh/MocA family protein, translating into MEKRRDFIKKLALSSAGFAIGNSALGFSAKSYKNIIGANNRIRVSIIGVNGRGNGMAGVFAKQKDTEIASICDVDSRAIPKAIKTVMATGHTNTPKGEKDLRKVLEDKSVDAIYTATPDHWHAPLTIMGCQTGKHVYVEKPLSHNPHEGEMAVAAARKYNRVVQMGAQRRSAPILTKGIEELHNGVIGRVYFAKAWYTNTRKSNVLKPAEVPDWLDYDLWQGPAPRTPYKDGLIHYNWHWFWHWGTGEALNNGTHEVDVARWGLGVDFPTRVSSVGGRYQFSDDWETPDTQIVTMDYPGRVSLMWENRSSNGRKIEGLDRGVIFYGEKGSLDTGGDNYKVYDLDGKLIKEGKTAMKESELDGRNTSSPSIGLDNLHVMDFLDAMRNNRKPNCDVESGHKSTVAMQLGNISWRVGRDLKVDPKNGHIIGDKDAEKLWRRSYEKGWEPKI; encoded by the coding sequence ATGGAAAAAAGACGCGATTTTATTAAGAAGCTCGCATTAAGTTCCGCAGGTTTCGCCATTGGCAATTCAGCACTTGGTTTTAGTGCAAAGAGTTATAAAAATATCATAGGCGCCAATAACAGGATCAGGGTATCCATTATTGGCGTGAACGGGCGTGGCAATGGCATGGCCGGTGTTTTCGCAAAACAGAAGGATACGGAAATAGCTTCTATCTGTGATGTGGACAGCAGGGCCATTCCCAAAGCCATTAAAACAGTGATGGCCACCGGGCATACCAATACCCCCAAAGGAGAAAAAGATCTCCGCAAGGTATTGGAAGATAAATCCGTTGATGCCATCTACACAGCCACACCGGATCACTGGCATGCACCTTTAACTATTATGGGATGCCAGACAGGCAAACATGTATACGTTGAAAAACCCTTAAGCCACAATCCTCACGAAGGTGAAATGGCGGTTGCAGCAGCGCGGAAATACAACCGCGTAGTGCAAATGGGTGCGCAACGCCGCTCTGCTCCCATCCTTACAAAAGGGATTGAAGAATTGCATAACGGAGTTATCGGAAGAGTATACTTCGCAAAAGCATGGTATACCAATACCCGCAAATCAAACGTACTCAAACCCGCAGAAGTTCCGGATTGGCTGGATTATGATCTTTGGCAGGGACCTGCTCCCCGCACCCCCTACAAGGATGGACTGATCCATTACAACTGGCATTGGTTCTGGCATTGGGGTACAGGCGAAGCCCTCAACAACGGCACACATGAAGTAGATGTGGCACGCTGGGGACTGGGTGTTGATTTCCCTACCCGCGTAAGTTCTGTGGGAGGCCGTTACCAGTTTTCAGATGATTGGGAAACACCGGATACACAGATCGTTACCATGGATTATCCCGGCCGTGTTTCCCTGATGTGGGAGAACAGAAGTTCCAATGGAAGGAAAATTGAAGGACTTGACAGAGGTGTTATTTTCTATGGAGAAAAAGGCAGCCTGGATACCGGCGGAGACAACTACAAAGTATATGATCTCGATGGCAAGCTGATCAAAGAAGGAAAAACCGCCATGAAGGAAAGTGAGTTAGATGGACGTAATACTTCCAGCCCAAGCATTGGCCTTGACAACCTGCATGTAATGGACTTCCTGGATGCAATGAGGAATAACCGCAAGCCTAATTGTGATGTTGAGTCAGGGCATAAGAGTACCGTTGCTATGCAGCTGGGTAATATATCCTGGCGTGTTGGCCGTGATCTGAAAGTAGACCCTAAGAACGGGCATATCATTGGCGATAAGGATGCGGAGAAGTTATG